The following proteins are encoded in a genomic region of Streptomyces lunaelactis:
- a CDS encoding protein-tyrosine phosphatase family protein, which translates to MKARRTDHHIPDPRSPWDEITTGLWMGGHVWEDDRNRHRNAVVDREFDLVISLFTRDGHGPPEGVEHHIAPIPDDWLTSPQIDRVRLLAVIAAEAIRAGRTALVRCYSGYNRSGLVVAQTLIELGHDGPGAIDLVRRRRSSYALHNAAFEQYLLTGLDIASLLTGLEAPS; encoded by the coding sequence GTGAAGGCACGTCGCACGGACCACCACATCCCTGATCCCCGATCGCCCTGGGACGAGATCACGACCGGCCTCTGGATGGGCGGCCACGTCTGGGAGGACGACCGGAACCGCCACCGGAACGCCGTCGTGGACCGCGAATTCGACCTGGTGATCAGCCTGTTCACGCGCGACGGCCACGGCCCGCCCGAAGGGGTCGAGCACCATATCGCCCCCATCCCCGACGACTGGCTGACCTCCCCGCAGATCGACCGGGTCCGCCTGCTGGCCGTCATCGCCGCCGAGGCGATACGCGCGGGCCGCACCGCGCTCGTGCGCTGCTACTCGGGCTACAACAGATCGGGCCTGGTGGTGGCCCAGACGTTGATCGAGCTCGGCCATGACGGCCCGGGGGCGATAGACCTGGTCCGGCGCCGGCGCTCCTCGTACGCCCTGCACAATGCCGCCTTCGAGCAGTACCTGCTGACCGGGCTGGACATCGCCTCACTGCTGACGGGCCTCGAGGCGCCCTCCTGA
- a CDS encoding PucR family transcriptional regulator, whose amino-acid sequence MRLRALLETEALGLRLLGGDDELDRGVRGVMTTDLRDPSRYLSGGELVLTGLAWRHTAADSEPFVRILASAQVAGLAAGEAELGDIPGDLVEACLRHRLPLFAVNESVAFATITEYVVRQVSGERAGDLAAVVDRHRRLMTSGPTGGGPEVVLDLLGSDLDLRAWVLSPTGRQIAGAGDPLPGAVSATLAGEHLAATRTGRRGPHRATVGGVTYSLFPIRNTGRGAAPAASRDVRETVLSDWLLAVEADASDWPAARLDLLQGVTQLISVERDRREAARTVRRRLAQEVLELVQTGAAPAEIAARLRVAAPVLLPGLGAAPHWQVVVARVEWGDAVSGAAGAAGIPGTSGTSDTAVEAGPVAQSLLEEILVDPAAAGPDSADRIAVAHGGDEAIALVPLPAVDVDPDAPEAGSFDAGLHADALLLSVREPLSAGLADDGRLTLGVSAAVSSAEGLRGALEEARHARRVAAARPGRVCAAGHHELASHVLLLPFVPDDVRRAFTARLLDPLRDYDRRHRAELIPTLEAFLDCDGSWTRCATRLHLHVNTLRYRVGRIEQLTSRDLSRLEDKLDFFLALRMS is encoded by the coding sequence ATGCGGCTGCGCGCACTGCTGGAAACCGAGGCGCTGGGGCTGCGGCTGCTCGGCGGCGACGACGAACTCGACCGCGGCGTACGTGGCGTGATGACCACCGACCTGCGGGACCCGAGCCGATATCTCTCGGGCGGCGAACTGGTACTGACCGGGCTCGCCTGGCGGCACACGGCCGCCGACTCCGAGCCGTTCGTCCGTATTCTCGCGAGCGCGCAAGTCGCCGGTCTGGCGGCGGGCGAGGCCGAGCTGGGGGACATTCCCGGCGATCTCGTCGAGGCCTGTTTGCGCCATCGGCTGCCCTTGTTCGCAGTCAACGAGTCCGTTGCATTCGCAACCATCACCGAGTACGTGGTGCGCCAGGTTTCCGGGGAACGGGCGGGGGATCTCGCGGCTGTCGTCGACAGGCACAGGAGGCTGATGACCTCCGGTCCGACGGGCGGCGGGCCGGAGGTGGTCCTCGATCTTCTCGGCTCCGACCTCGACCTCCGGGCCTGGGTGCTCTCCCCCACCGGCCGCCAGATCGCGGGCGCGGGTGACCCGCTGCCGGGCGCGGTGAGCGCCACGCTCGCGGGTGAGCATCTGGCCGCCACCCGCACCGGGCGCCGCGGACCGCACCGGGCGACGGTGGGCGGAGTGACGTACTCCCTCTTCCCGATCCGTAACACCGGGCGCGGCGCCGCGCCCGCCGCGTCCAGGGACGTACGCGAGACCGTCCTGTCGGACTGGCTGCTGGCGGTCGAGGCGGACGCGAGCGACTGGCCGGCGGCGCGGCTGGATCTGCTGCAGGGCGTGACGCAGCTGATCTCCGTCGAACGCGACCGGCGCGAGGCGGCTCGTACGGTACGGCGACGGCTCGCCCAGGAGGTCCTGGAGCTGGTCCAGACGGGCGCGGCACCGGCGGAGATCGCGGCGAGGCTGCGGGTGGCCGCGCCGGTGCTGCTGCCGGGGCTGGGGGCGGCGCCGCACTGGCAGGTGGTGGTGGCACGGGTGGAGTGGGGCGATGCGGTTTCGGGTGCGGCGGGGGCGGCGGGCATCCCGGGCACTTCCGGTACTTCCGATACGGCCGTCGAGGCCGGGCCGGTCGCCCAGTCGCTGCTGGAGGAGATCCTTGTCGACCCTGCCGCGGCCGGCCCCGACTCCGCCGACCGGATCGCCGTCGCCCACGGGGGCGACGAGGCGATCGCGCTGGTCCCGCTGCCCGCCGTGGACGTCGATCCGGACGCCCCCGAGGCCGGCTCCTTCGACGCCGGGCTGCACGCGGACGCGCTGCTCCTGTCGGTGCGCGAGCCGCTCTCGGCCGGTCTCGCCGACGACGGCCGGCTGACGCTCGGCGTCAGCGCGGCGGTGAGCTCGGCGGAGGGCCTGCGCGGCGCCCTGGAGGAGGCCCGCCACGCCCGCCGGGTGGCAGCGGCCCGCCCGGGCCGCGTCTGCGCGGCCGGCCACCACGAGCTGGCCTCGCACGTGCTGCTGCTGCCGTTCGTACCGGACGATGTGCGGCGGGCGTTCACGGCGCGACTGCTGGACCCGCTGCGCGACTACGACCGCCGCCACCGCGCCGAGCTGATCCCGACGCTGGAGGCGTTCCTGGACTGCGACGGCTCATGGACGCGGTGTGCGACGCGGCTGCACCTGCATGTGAACACACTGCGGTACAGGGTGGGCAGGATCGAACAACTGACGAGCCGCGACCTGTCGCGCCTGGAGGACAAGCTGGACTTCTTCCTGGCGCTGAGGATGAGCTGA
- a CDS encoding FAD binding domain-containing protein → MDFLRPASWEEALAAKAEHPTAVPIAGGTDVMVEINFDHRRPEYLLDLNRIGELREWEVGEETVRLGASVSYTQIMDHLRAELPGLALASHTVASPQIRNRGGVGGNLGTASPAGDAHPALLAAGAEVEVESVRGSRLIPIDEFYTGVKRNALAADELIRAVHISKADGPQQYSKVGTRNAMVIAVCAFGLALHPQTRTVRTGIGSAAPTPVRAKAAEEFLNAALEEGGFWDSKEIITPSIARQFAELASGGCNPIDDVRGTASYRRHAVGIMARRTLGWTWEAFRGNERSAQCA, encoded by the coding sequence ATGGACTTCCTTCGCCCCGCCAGCTGGGAGGAGGCGCTCGCCGCCAAGGCCGAGCACCCCACCGCTGTCCCTATTGCGGGTGGCACCGATGTGATGGTCGAGATCAACTTCGACCACCGCCGGCCGGAGTACCTCCTGGACCTGAACCGCATCGGCGAGCTGCGCGAGTGGGAGGTCGGCGAGGAGACGGTCCGACTGGGCGCCTCCGTCTCGTACACGCAGATCATGGACCACCTCCGGGCCGAGCTGCCCGGTCTGGCCCTCGCGTCGCACACGGTCGCATCCCCGCAGATCCGCAACCGCGGCGGCGTCGGCGGCAACCTCGGCACCGCGTCCCCCGCAGGTGACGCCCACCCGGCCCTGCTCGCCGCGGGCGCCGAGGTCGAGGTCGAGTCCGTACGCGGCAGCCGCCTCATCCCGATCGACGAGTTCTACACGGGCGTGAAGCGCAACGCGCTCGCGGCCGACGAGCTGATCCGCGCCGTCCACATCAGCAAGGCCGACGGACCGCAGCAATACTCGAAGGTGGGCACTCGCAACGCGATGGTCATCGCGGTCTGCGCCTTCGGGCTGGCCCTGCACCCGCAGACCCGCACGGTGCGCACCGGCATCGGCTCCGCCGCCCCGACTCCGGTCCGGGCGAAGGCGGCCGAGGAGTTCTTGAACGCCGCGCTCGAAGAGGGCGGCTTCTGGGACAGCAAGGAGATCATCACGCCGTCGATCGCCAGGCAGTTCGCGGAGCTCGCATCCGGCGGCTGCAACCCGATCGACGACGTACGCGGCACCGCGAGCTACCGCCGCCACGCGGTCGGCATCATGGCCCGCCGGACCCTCGGCTGGACCTGGGAGGCCTTCCGGGGCAACGAGAGGAGCGCACAGTGCGCGTGA
- a CDS encoding (2Fe-2S)-binding protein, translating to MRVNFTVNGRQQEADDVWEGESLLYVLRERMGLPGSKNACEQGECGSCTVRLDGVLVCSCLVAAGQVEGREVVTVEGLADYAKQRAEHGGCATGACGTTLDQAKQWEARPSDGRTGEQSELSPIQQAFIDAGAVQCGFCTPGLLVAADELLERNAEPSDADIREALSGNLCRCTGYEKILDAVRLAAARQEEAV from the coding sequence GTGCGCGTGAACTTCACGGTCAACGGTCGTCAGCAGGAAGCGGACGACGTGTGGGAGGGCGAGAGCCTTCTCTACGTACTGCGTGAGCGCATGGGCCTGCCGGGCTCCAAGAACGCGTGCGAGCAGGGCGAGTGCGGCTCCTGCACGGTCCGCCTGGACGGCGTCCTGGTCTGCTCCTGCCTCGTTGCCGCAGGTCAGGTCGAGGGCCGCGAGGTCGTCACCGTAGAGGGCCTGGCGGACTACGCCAAGCAGCGCGCCGAGCACGGCGGCTGCGCCACCGGCGCCTGCGGCACCACCCTGGACCAGGCCAAGCAGTGGGAGGCCCGGCCCTCCGATGGCCGGACCGGTGAGCAGAGCGAGCTCTCCCCGATCCAGCAGGCGTTCATCGACGCCGGCGCCGTGCAGTGCGGTTTCTGCACCCCCGGTCTGCTGGTCGCCGCCGACGAGCTGCTCGAGCGCAACGCCGAGCCGTCCGACGCGGACATCCGCGAGGCGCTCTCCGGCAACCTCTGCCGCTGCACCGGTTACGAGAAGATCCTCGACGCGGTCCGCCTCGCGGCCGCCCGTCAGGAAGAGGCGGTCTGA